The Planctomicrobium piriforme genome includes a window with the following:
- the ald gene encoding alanine dehydrogenase, with the protein MLVGVPREVKQDEYRVAMLPVGVEELTRAGHRVLIERGAGLGSGIPDEHYAQNGAIIVNSPEEIFAQAELIVKVKEPQESEWPLLRKGQLLFTYLHFAADEELTMAVLQSGVTAIAYETLRGPNNSLPCLTPMSEVAGRMSVQEGAKFLERPQEGRGILLGGVPGVQPAHIAILGGGVVGKNAAQIAAGFQADVVIMDVNVDRLRYLEDVMPPNVNTLFSDRHNIRQQLEVADLVIGAILIPGAKAPNLVTAKDLKIMKQGAVIIDVCIDQGGCFETSRPTTHSDPTYLVDGIVHYCVTNMPGAVGRTSTYALCNVTFPYVLQIANKGLHGACGVHPGLIDAVNMADGKVTNKPVAETFGLAYVPWTP; encoded by the coding sequence ATGCTGGTCGGAGTTCCCAGGGAAGTGAAGCAGGATGAATACCGGGTGGCCATGCTGCCTGTGGGAGTGGAAGAACTGACTCGGGCAGGGCATCGCGTTCTGATCGAACGCGGAGCCGGACTCGGAAGCGGAATTCCTGACGAACACTACGCCCAGAACGGGGCGATCATTGTCAATTCTCCGGAAGAGATCTTCGCGCAGGCCGAGTTGATCGTGAAGGTCAAGGAACCTCAGGAAAGCGAATGGCCGCTGCTGCGAAAGGGGCAATTGCTGTTCACTTATCTGCATTTCGCGGCGGATGAGGAATTGACGATGGCCGTGCTGCAGAGCGGCGTGACGGCGATTGCCTATGAAACGCTGCGGGGGCCGAACAACAGCCTGCCATGCCTGACGCCGATGAGCGAGGTGGCCGGTCGGATGAGCGTGCAGGAAGGGGCCAAGTTTCTCGAACGGCCTCAAGAAGGACGCGGCATTCTGCTGGGGGGCGTGCCAGGCGTGCAGCCGGCGCACATCGCCATTCTGGGGGGCGGCGTCGTGGGCAAGAATGCGGCCCAGATCGCAGCCGGCTTCCAGGCCGACGTCGTCATCATGGACGTCAACGTCGATCGTCTGCGCTACCTCGAAGACGTCATGCCGCCGAACGTGAATACGCTCTTTTCGGATCGTCACAACATCCGGCAGCAACTGGAAGTCGCGGACCTCGTAATCGGCGCGATCCTGATTCCGGGAGCGAAAGCTCCAAACCTGGTCACCGCAAAAGATCTCAAGATCATGAAGCAGGGGGCGGTGATCATCGACGTCTGCATCGACCAGGGAGGCTGCTTTGAAACCAGCCGTCCGACGACGCATTCCGACCCGACGTACCTCGTCGACGGCATCGTACATTACTGCGTGACCAACATGCCGGGCGCGGTTGGCCGCACCAGCACTTATGCTTTGTGCAATGTCACATTCCCCTATGTTCTGCAGATTGCCAACAAAGGTCTCCACGGCGCCTGCGGCGTGCATCCGGGGCTGATCGATGCGGTCAACATGGCCGATGGCAAGGTGACCAACAAACCAGTCGCCGAAACATTTGGCCTGGCCTATGTACCGTGGACCCCGTAA